One Hippoglossus hippoglossus isolate fHipHip1 chromosome 5, fHipHip1.pri, whole genome shotgun sequence genomic window carries:
- the phf2 gene encoding lysine-specific demethylase phf2 isoform X2 gives MATVPVYCVCRLPYDVTQFMIECDACKDWFHGSCVGVDEDDAPDIDIYHCPNCEKTDVKKKKNWSKHDTGQSTDIKAVQNGSQVFIKELRSRTFPSAEDVVVKLSGSQLNMDYLEENGFNEPILVQKKDGLGISMPAPTFYISDVENYVGPDVGVDVVDVPKQTDSKMKLKEFVDYYYSTNRKKVLNVINLEFSDARMNSIVESPQIVRRLSWVENYWPDDALLGKPKVTKYCLICVKDSYTDFHIECGGASVWYHILKGEKIFFLIKPMSANLSLYERWRSSSNHSEMFFADQVDKCYKCTLKQGQTLFIPSGWIIAILTPVDCLAFSGHFVHNLSVEMQMRAYEIEKRLNVKTLNPFPNFETACWYVGRHLLERFKGLHKANKQPAPYLIHGAKIINGAFRAWTKKQALLEHEDELPENMKPSQLIKDLAKEIRLSENATKAIKSEPAIKVPVEEPPSTHSEPEEPVSPAHVPSPSREKARKKASKPPKPPKPPKTPKAPKPPKVPKVKEGGKKKAKKAKEPSPPPKPSSFAALESHAKDILSKMDQPKKMKAVKNVLSMSEKEISKQNNVEKFEIREQNKNKTEAKWKYKNSKPDSLLKMEEECKFDRTPLSSNKDKFSFTVSHKKMLGSKTLKPQTNSSVFGSLQNLKEDKSKPVRDEYEYVSDEGELKIDEFPIRRKKNTVKRDLSFLSDIREPIQAAKKPKLQPLVTKSADSSDEETLHIDTETKPEVKGRNSKVKKKAGSAAGILDLLQASKQVGGIDYSTNSQPPASPSTQEAIQGMLSMANLSSSDSLQQPWSNSQSKNNSQSKSNSHSAQAGKKAGGGAGAGGGSNSSKRPTKRLPKKPRKSSSIESLDYDDDQDHMDACFKDSDYVYPSLESEEDNPVFKSRSKKRKSSDDTPYSPTARVGPSVPRQERPAREGARVASIETGLAAAAAKLSHQEEQQKTKKKKKSTKKKAIVIEEPPKISQDSSSPEHNLDSQDGSLTDHEFNTGTVKSPGVPQPMAPGVFLSQRRPSMSSPNNSTNSTSTNSSSTAKGDRVGSADAKAKRLKKGMATAKQRLGKILKIHRNGKLLL, from the exons CTGTGTTGGAGTGGATGAAGATGACGCTCCCGATATTGACATATATCACTGCCCAAACTGCGAGAAGACTGATG tgaaaaagaaaaagaactggAGCAAACATGACACGGGGCAAAGCACAGATATCAAGGCTGTTCAGAATGGCAGtcaggttttcatcaaggaGCTTCGCAGTCGGACATTTCCAAG TGCTGAGGATGTGGTGGTGAAACTGAGCGGCAGTCAGCTCAACATGGATTACCTGGAGGAGAACGGCTTCAACGAACCAATCCTGGTTCAGAAGAAAGATGGTCTGGGCATATCCATGCCCGCTCCCACCTTCTACATCAGTGATGTGGAGAACTATGTTG GTCCCGACGTTGGCGTGGACGTCGTTGACGTCCCCAAACAGACGGACAGCAAGATGAAGCTCAAAGAGTTTGTCGACTATTACTATagcacaaacagaaagaaagtgTTAAACGTCATCAACTTGGAGTTCTCGGACGCAAG GATGAACAGTATAGTGGAGAGTCCACAGATTGTGCGACGGTTGTCTTGGGTAGAAAACTACTGGCCTGACGATGCTCTGCTTGGGAAGCCAAAAGTCACCAAATactgtctgatctgtgtcaAAGACAGCTACACAGACTTCCACATCGAGTGTGGCGGCGCCTCAGTCTGGTACCATATCCTCAAG ggggAGAAGATCTTCTTCCTCATCAAGCCCATGTCTGCCAACCTGTCTCTGTACGAGCGCTGGAGATCATCGTCCAATCACAGCGAAATGTTCTTCGCTGACCAAGTGGACAAGTGTTACAAATGCACTCTGAAGCAAGGCCAGACTCTGTTCATCCCgtcag GTTGGATCATTGCAATACTGACCCCAGTCGACTGCCTGGCGTTCTCTGGACACTTTGTCCACAACCTGAGTGTGGAGATGCAGATGAG AGCGTATGAAATTGAGAAGCGGCTCAACGTCAAAACTCTCAACCCCTTCCCCAACTTTGAGACGGCGTGCTGGTATGTCGGACGACATCTCCTGGAGCGATTCAAAG GTTTAcataaagcaaataaacaacCAGCTCCATATCTGATACATGGTGCCAAAATCATCAATGGAGCTTTCAGAGCTTGGACAAAGAAACAG GCGCTCTTAGAACATGAAGATGAGCTTCCAGAGAACATGAAACCATCCCAGCTCATAAAGGATCTTGCCAAAGAGATCAGACTGTCAGAG AATGCAACAAAAGCCATTAAGAGTGAGCCCGCCATTAAGGTGCCAGTGGAGGAGCCGCCATCCACCCACTCTGAGCCTGAGGAGCCTGTGTCGCCGGCACATGTCCCCTCACCCAGCAGAGAGAAGGCTAGAAAGAAGGCTTCCAAACCTCCCAAGCCTCCCAAACCCCCAAAGACACCCAAGGCGCCCAAACCTCCGAAGGTGCCGAAGGTCaaggaaggaggaaagaagaaagcGAAGAAGGCAAAAGAGCCGTCGCCGCCTCCGAAACCCTCCAGCTTCGCAGCTCTCGAGTCCCATGCAAAGGATATATTGAGTAAAATGGACCAGCCGAAAAAGATGAAG GCTGTTAAAAATGTCCTGAGTATGTCAGAGAAGGAAATATCGAAGCAGAACAACGTGGAGAAGTTTGAAATCAGagagcagaataaaaacaagactgAAGCAAAATGGAAGTATAAG AACAGTAAACCTGACTCCCTGCTGAAAATGGAGGAGGAGTGCAAATTCGACAGAACACCACTGTCAAGCAATAAAGACAAATTCAGCTTTACTGTGTCTCACAAGAAAATGCTTGG ctccaaGACGCTGAAACCTCAGACCAACTCAAGTGTTTTTGGTTCATTACAAAACCTAAAAGAGGACAAAAGCAAGCCAGTGAGAGACGAGTATGAGTACGTCTCAGATGAGGGAGAGCTGAAGATTGATGAATTCCCCATCAGACGGAAAAAGAACACCGTTAAGAGAGATCTTTCCT TTCTGTCAGATATCAGAGAGCCCATTCAGGCAGCCAAAAAACCAAAGTTGCAACCCTTGGTGACTAAG AGCGCCGACTCTTCGGATGAGGAGACTCTGCACATAGACACAGAGACCAAgcctgaggtcaaaggtcgcaACTCTAAGGTCAAGAAAAAGGCCGGCAGCGCCGCTGGGATTCTTGACCTGCTGCAGGCGAGCAAGCAAGTGGGAGGGATTGACTACAGCACCAACAG TCAGCCACCTGCATCTCCCAGCACACAGGAGGCCATTCAGGGCATGCTGTCCATGGCCAACCTGTCGTCTTCAGACAGCTTGCAGCAGCCGTGGAGCAACAGCCAGTCCAAAAACAATAGCCAGTCGAAGAGCAACTCACACAGCGCGCAGGCTGGCAAGAAGGCCGGCGGAGGGGCCGGCGCCGGCGGaggcagcaacagcagcaagcGGCCCACCAAACGGCTCCCCAAGAAACCcaggaaaagcagcagcattGAGAGTCTGGATTACGATGACGACCAGGATCACATGGACGCGTGTTTCAAGGACTCAGATTATG TTTACCCCTCGTTGGAGTCCGAAGAGGATAACCCTGTTTTCAAATCGAGATCGAAAAAACGGAAAAGCAGTGATGACACGCCATACAGCCCGACAG CCCGTGTAGGACCCTCAGTTCCCCGACAAGAGAGGCCGGCAAGAGAAGGAGCCCGAGTGGCGTCCATAGAGACGGGGCTGGCCGCAGCCGCAGCAAAGCTTTCTCATCAG GAGGAGCAACAAAaaaccaagaagaagaagaaaagcaccAAAAAGAAGGCAATAGTAATTGAGGAGCCCCCAAAAATCTCTCAGGACAGTAGCTCGCCGGAGCACAATCTGGACTCCCAAGATGGCAGCCTGACAGACCACGAGTTCAACACTGGAACGGTCAAGTCGCCGGGGGTGCCGCAGCCCATGGCTCCTGGGGTCTTCCTCAGTCAGAGGCGACCGTCCATGTCTTCTCCCAACAACAGCACCAACTCCACGagcaccaacagcagcagcacggcGAAGGGGGATCGTGTGGGGTCAGCAGATGCCAAAG CGAAGCGGCTAAAGAAAGGCATGGCAACAGCCAAACAAAGACTTGGAAAGATTTTAAAGATCCATCGAAATGGAAAGCTCCTCCTGTAG
- the phf2 gene encoding lysine-specific demethylase phf2 isoform X3, giving the protein MATVPVYCVCRLPYDVTQFMIECDACKDWFHGSCVGVDEDDAPDIDIYHCPNCEKTDGKSTLKKKKNWSKHDTGQSTDIKAVQNGSQVFIKELRSRTFPSAEDVVVKLSGSQLNMDYLEENGFNEPILVQKKDGLGISMPAPTFYISDVENYVGPDVGVDVVDVPKQTDSKMKLKEFVDYYYSTNRKKVLNVINLEFSDARMNSIVESPQIVRRLSWVENYWPDDALLGKPKVTKYCLICVKDSYTDFHIECGGASVWYHILKGEKIFFLIKPMSANLSLYERWRSSSNHSEMFFADQVDKCYKCTLKQGQTLFIPSGWIIAILTPVDCLAFSGHFVHNLSVEMQMRAYEIEKRLNVKTLNPFPNFETACWYVGRHLLERFKGLHKANKQPAPYLIHGAKIINGAFRAWTKKQALLEHEDELPENMKPSQLIKDLAKEIRLSENATKAIKSEPAIKVPVEEPPSTHSEPEEPVSPAHVPSPSREKARKKASKPPKPPKPPKTPKAPKPPKVPKVKEGGKKKAKKAKEPSPPPKPSSFAALESHAKDILSKMDQPKKMKAVKNVLSMSEKEISKQNNVEKFEIREQNKNKTEAKWKYKNSKPDSLLKMEEECKFDRTPLSSNKDKFSFTVSHKKMLGSKTLKPQTNSSVFGSLQNLKEDKSKPVRDEYEYVSDEGELKIDEFPIRRKKNTVKRDLSFLSDIREPIQAAKKPKLQPLVTKSADSSDEETLHIDTETKPEVKGRNSKVKKKAGSAAGILDLLQASKQVGGIDYSTNSTQEAIQGMLSMANLSSSDSLQQPWSNSQSKNNSQSKSNSHSAQAGKKAGGGAGAGGGSNSSKRPTKRLPKKPRKSSSIESLDYDDDQDHMDACFKDSDYVYPSLESEEDNPVFKSRSKKRKSSDDTPYSPTARVGPSVPRQERPAREGARVASIETGLAAAAAKLSHQEEQQKTKKKKKSTKKKAIVIEEPPKISQDSSSPEHNLDSQDGSLTDHEFNTGTVKSPGVPQPMAPGVFLSQRRPSMSSPNNSTNSTSTNSSSTAKGDRVGSADAKAKRLKKGMATAKQRLGKILKIHRNGKLLL; this is encoded by the exons CTGTGTTGGAGTGGATGAAGATGACGCTCCCGATATTGACATATATCACTGCCCAAACTGCGAGAAGACTGATGGTAAATCCACAT tgaaaaagaaaaagaactggAGCAAACATGACACGGGGCAAAGCACAGATATCAAGGCTGTTCAGAATGGCAGtcaggttttcatcaaggaGCTTCGCAGTCGGACATTTCCAAG TGCTGAGGATGTGGTGGTGAAACTGAGCGGCAGTCAGCTCAACATGGATTACCTGGAGGAGAACGGCTTCAACGAACCAATCCTGGTTCAGAAGAAAGATGGTCTGGGCATATCCATGCCCGCTCCCACCTTCTACATCAGTGATGTGGAGAACTATGTTG GTCCCGACGTTGGCGTGGACGTCGTTGACGTCCCCAAACAGACGGACAGCAAGATGAAGCTCAAAGAGTTTGTCGACTATTACTATagcacaaacagaaagaaagtgTTAAACGTCATCAACTTGGAGTTCTCGGACGCAAG GATGAACAGTATAGTGGAGAGTCCACAGATTGTGCGACGGTTGTCTTGGGTAGAAAACTACTGGCCTGACGATGCTCTGCTTGGGAAGCCAAAAGTCACCAAATactgtctgatctgtgtcaAAGACAGCTACACAGACTTCCACATCGAGTGTGGCGGCGCCTCAGTCTGGTACCATATCCTCAAG ggggAGAAGATCTTCTTCCTCATCAAGCCCATGTCTGCCAACCTGTCTCTGTACGAGCGCTGGAGATCATCGTCCAATCACAGCGAAATGTTCTTCGCTGACCAAGTGGACAAGTGTTACAAATGCACTCTGAAGCAAGGCCAGACTCTGTTCATCCCgtcag GTTGGATCATTGCAATACTGACCCCAGTCGACTGCCTGGCGTTCTCTGGACACTTTGTCCACAACCTGAGTGTGGAGATGCAGATGAG AGCGTATGAAATTGAGAAGCGGCTCAACGTCAAAACTCTCAACCCCTTCCCCAACTTTGAGACGGCGTGCTGGTATGTCGGACGACATCTCCTGGAGCGATTCAAAG GTTTAcataaagcaaataaacaacCAGCTCCATATCTGATACATGGTGCCAAAATCATCAATGGAGCTTTCAGAGCTTGGACAAAGAAACAG GCGCTCTTAGAACATGAAGATGAGCTTCCAGAGAACATGAAACCATCCCAGCTCATAAAGGATCTTGCCAAAGAGATCAGACTGTCAGAG AATGCAACAAAAGCCATTAAGAGTGAGCCCGCCATTAAGGTGCCAGTGGAGGAGCCGCCATCCACCCACTCTGAGCCTGAGGAGCCTGTGTCGCCGGCACATGTCCCCTCACCCAGCAGAGAGAAGGCTAGAAAGAAGGCTTCCAAACCTCCCAAGCCTCCCAAACCCCCAAAGACACCCAAGGCGCCCAAACCTCCGAAGGTGCCGAAGGTCaaggaaggaggaaagaagaaagcGAAGAAGGCAAAAGAGCCGTCGCCGCCTCCGAAACCCTCCAGCTTCGCAGCTCTCGAGTCCCATGCAAAGGATATATTGAGTAAAATGGACCAGCCGAAAAAGATGAAG GCTGTTAAAAATGTCCTGAGTATGTCAGAGAAGGAAATATCGAAGCAGAACAACGTGGAGAAGTTTGAAATCAGagagcagaataaaaacaagactgAAGCAAAATGGAAGTATAAG AACAGTAAACCTGACTCCCTGCTGAAAATGGAGGAGGAGTGCAAATTCGACAGAACACCACTGTCAAGCAATAAAGACAAATTCAGCTTTACTGTGTCTCACAAGAAAATGCTTGG ctccaaGACGCTGAAACCTCAGACCAACTCAAGTGTTTTTGGTTCATTACAAAACCTAAAAGAGGACAAAAGCAAGCCAGTGAGAGACGAGTATGAGTACGTCTCAGATGAGGGAGAGCTGAAGATTGATGAATTCCCCATCAGACGGAAAAAGAACACCGTTAAGAGAGATCTTTCCT TTCTGTCAGATATCAGAGAGCCCATTCAGGCAGCCAAAAAACCAAAGTTGCAACCCTTGGTGACTAAG AGCGCCGACTCTTCGGATGAGGAGACTCTGCACATAGACACAGAGACCAAgcctgaggtcaaaggtcgcaACTCTAAGGTCAAGAAAAAGGCCGGCAGCGCCGCTGGGATTCTTGACCTGCTGCAGGCGAGCAAGCAAGTGGGAGGGATTGACTACAGCACCAACAG CACACAGGAGGCCATTCAGGGCATGCTGTCCATGGCCAACCTGTCGTCTTCAGACAGCTTGCAGCAGCCGTGGAGCAACAGCCAGTCCAAAAACAATAGCCAGTCGAAGAGCAACTCACACAGCGCGCAGGCTGGCAAGAAGGCCGGCGGAGGGGCCGGCGCCGGCGGaggcagcaacagcagcaagcGGCCCACCAAACGGCTCCCCAAGAAACCcaggaaaagcagcagcattGAGAGTCTGGATTACGATGACGACCAGGATCACATGGACGCGTGTTTCAAGGACTCAGATTATG TTTACCCCTCGTTGGAGTCCGAAGAGGATAACCCTGTTTTCAAATCGAGATCGAAAAAACGGAAAAGCAGTGATGACACGCCATACAGCCCGACAG CCCGTGTAGGACCCTCAGTTCCCCGACAAGAGAGGCCGGCAAGAGAAGGAGCCCGAGTGGCGTCCATAGAGACGGGGCTGGCCGCAGCCGCAGCAAAGCTTTCTCATCAG GAGGAGCAACAAAaaaccaagaagaagaagaaaagcaccAAAAAGAAGGCAATAGTAATTGAGGAGCCCCCAAAAATCTCTCAGGACAGTAGCTCGCCGGAGCACAATCTGGACTCCCAAGATGGCAGCCTGACAGACCACGAGTTCAACACTGGAACGGTCAAGTCGCCGGGGGTGCCGCAGCCCATGGCTCCTGGGGTCTTCCTCAGTCAGAGGCGACCGTCCATGTCTTCTCCCAACAACAGCACCAACTCCACGagcaccaacagcagcagcacggcGAAGGGGGATCGTGTGGGGTCAGCAGATGCCAAAG CGAAGCGGCTAAAGAAAGGCATGGCAACAGCCAAACAAAGACTTGGAAAGATTTTAAAGATCCATCGAAATGGAAAGCTCCTCCTGTAG
- the phf2 gene encoding lysine-specific demethylase phf2 isoform X4: MATVPVYCVCRLPYDVTQFMIECDACKDWFHGSCVGVDEDDAPDIDIYHCPNCEKTDGKSTLKKKKNWSKHDTGQSTDIKAVQNGSQVFIKELRSRTFPSAEDVVVKLSGSQLNMDYLEENGFNEPILVQKKDGLGISMPAPTFYISDVENYVGPDVGVDVVDVPKQTDSKMKLKEFVDYYYSTNRKKVLNVINLEFSDARMNSIVESPQIVRRLSWVENYWPDDALLGKPKVTKYCLICVKDSYTDFHIECGGASVWYHILKGEKIFFLIKPMSANLSLYERWRSSSNHSEMFFADQVDKCYKCTLKQGQTLFIPSGWIIAILTPVDCLAFSGHFVHNLSVEMQMRAYEIEKRLNVKTLNPFPNFETACWYVGRHLLERFKGLHKANKQPAPYLIHGAKIINGAFRAWTKKQALLEHEDELPENMKPSQLIKDLAKEIRLSENATKAIKSEPAIKVPVEEPPSTHSEPEEPVSPAHVPSPSREKARKKASKPPKPPKPPKTPKAPKPPKVPKVKEGGKKKAKKAKEPSPPPKPSSFAALESHAKDILSKMDQPKKMKAVKNVLSMSEKEISKQNNVEKFEIREQNKNKTEAKWKYKNSKPDSLLKMEEECKFDRTPLSSNKDKFSFTVSHKKMLGSKTLKPQTNSSVFGSLQNLKEDKSKPVRDEYEYVSDEGELKIDEFPIRRKKNTVKRDLSFLSDIREPIQAAKKPKLQPLVTKSADSSDEETLHIDTETKPEVKGRNSKVKKKAGSAAGILDLLQASKQVGGIDYSTNSQPPASPSTQEAIQGMLSMANLSSSDSLQQPWSNSQSKNNSQSKSNSHSAQAGKKAGGGAGAGGGSNSSKRPTKRLPKKPRKSSSIESLDYDDDQDHMDACFKDSDYVYPSLESEEDNPVFKSRSKKRKSSDDTPYSPTARVGPSVPRQERPAREGARVASIETGLAAAAAKLSHQEEQQKTKKKKKSTKKKAIVIEEPPKISQDSSSPEHNLDSQDGSLTDHEFNTGTVKSPGVPQPMAPGVFLSQRRPSMSSPNNSTNSTSTNSSSTAKGDRVGSADAKAAKERHGNSQTKTWKDFKDPSKWKAPPVVCSGLL; encoded by the exons CTGTGTTGGAGTGGATGAAGATGACGCTCCCGATATTGACATATATCACTGCCCAAACTGCGAGAAGACTGATGGTAAATCCACAT tgaaaaagaaaaagaactggAGCAAACATGACACGGGGCAAAGCACAGATATCAAGGCTGTTCAGAATGGCAGtcaggttttcatcaaggaGCTTCGCAGTCGGACATTTCCAAG TGCTGAGGATGTGGTGGTGAAACTGAGCGGCAGTCAGCTCAACATGGATTACCTGGAGGAGAACGGCTTCAACGAACCAATCCTGGTTCAGAAGAAAGATGGTCTGGGCATATCCATGCCCGCTCCCACCTTCTACATCAGTGATGTGGAGAACTATGTTG GTCCCGACGTTGGCGTGGACGTCGTTGACGTCCCCAAACAGACGGACAGCAAGATGAAGCTCAAAGAGTTTGTCGACTATTACTATagcacaaacagaaagaaagtgTTAAACGTCATCAACTTGGAGTTCTCGGACGCAAG GATGAACAGTATAGTGGAGAGTCCACAGATTGTGCGACGGTTGTCTTGGGTAGAAAACTACTGGCCTGACGATGCTCTGCTTGGGAAGCCAAAAGTCACCAAATactgtctgatctgtgtcaAAGACAGCTACACAGACTTCCACATCGAGTGTGGCGGCGCCTCAGTCTGGTACCATATCCTCAAG ggggAGAAGATCTTCTTCCTCATCAAGCCCATGTCTGCCAACCTGTCTCTGTACGAGCGCTGGAGATCATCGTCCAATCACAGCGAAATGTTCTTCGCTGACCAAGTGGACAAGTGTTACAAATGCACTCTGAAGCAAGGCCAGACTCTGTTCATCCCgtcag GTTGGATCATTGCAATACTGACCCCAGTCGACTGCCTGGCGTTCTCTGGACACTTTGTCCACAACCTGAGTGTGGAGATGCAGATGAG AGCGTATGAAATTGAGAAGCGGCTCAACGTCAAAACTCTCAACCCCTTCCCCAACTTTGAGACGGCGTGCTGGTATGTCGGACGACATCTCCTGGAGCGATTCAAAG GTTTAcataaagcaaataaacaacCAGCTCCATATCTGATACATGGTGCCAAAATCATCAATGGAGCTTTCAGAGCTTGGACAAAGAAACAG GCGCTCTTAGAACATGAAGATGAGCTTCCAGAGAACATGAAACCATCCCAGCTCATAAAGGATCTTGCCAAAGAGATCAGACTGTCAGAG AATGCAACAAAAGCCATTAAGAGTGAGCCCGCCATTAAGGTGCCAGTGGAGGAGCCGCCATCCACCCACTCTGAGCCTGAGGAGCCTGTGTCGCCGGCACATGTCCCCTCACCCAGCAGAGAGAAGGCTAGAAAGAAGGCTTCCAAACCTCCCAAGCCTCCCAAACCCCCAAAGACACCCAAGGCGCCCAAACCTCCGAAGGTGCCGAAGGTCaaggaaggaggaaagaagaaagcGAAGAAGGCAAAAGAGCCGTCGCCGCCTCCGAAACCCTCCAGCTTCGCAGCTCTCGAGTCCCATGCAAAGGATATATTGAGTAAAATGGACCAGCCGAAAAAGATGAAG GCTGTTAAAAATGTCCTGAGTATGTCAGAGAAGGAAATATCGAAGCAGAACAACGTGGAGAAGTTTGAAATCAGagagcagaataaaaacaagactgAAGCAAAATGGAAGTATAAG AACAGTAAACCTGACTCCCTGCTGAAAATGGAGGAGGAGTGCAAATTCGACAGAACACCACTGTCAAGCAATAAAGACAAATTCAGCTTTACTGTGTCTCACAAGAAAATGCTTGG ctccaaGACGCTGAAACCTCAGACCAACTCAAGTGTTTTTGGTTCATTACAAAACCTAAAAGAGGACAAAAGCAAGCCAGTGAGAGACGAGTATGAGTACGTCTCAGATGAGGGAGAGCTGAAGATTGATGAATTCCCCATCAGACGGAAAAAGAACACCGTTAAGAGAGATCTTTCCT TTCTGTCAGATATCAGAGAGCCCATTCAGGCAGCCAAAAAACCAAAGTTGCAACCCTTGGTGACTAAG AGCGCCGACTCTTCGGATGAGGAGACTCTGCACATAGACACAGAGACCAAgcctgaggtcaaaggtcgcaACTCTAAGGTCAAGAAAAAGGCCGGCAGCGCCGCTGGGATTCTTGACCTGCTGCAGGCGAGCAAGCAAGTGGGAGGGATTGACTACAGCACCAACAG TCAGCCACCTGCATCTCCCAGCACACAGGAGGCCATTCAGGGCATGCTGTCCATGGCCAACCTGTCGTCTTCAGACAGCTTGCAGCAGCCGTGGAGCAACAGCCAGTCCAAAAACAATAGCCAGTCGAAGAGCAACTCACACAGCGCGCAGGCTGGCAAGAAGGCCGGCGGAGGGGCCGGCGCCGGCGGaggcagcaacagcagcaagcGGCCCACCAAACGGCTCCCCAAGAAACCcaggaaaagcagcagcattGAGAGTCTGGATTACGATGACGACCAGGATCACATGGACGCGTGTTTCAAGGACTCAGATTATG TTTACCCCTCGTTGGAGTCCGAAGAGGATAACCCTGTTTTCAAATCGAGATCGAAAAAACGGAAAAGCAGTGATGACACGCCATACAGCCCGACAG CCCGTGTAGGACCCTCAGTTCCCCGACAAGAGAGGCCGGCAAGAGAAGGAGCCCGAGTGGCGTCCATAGAGACGGGGCTGGCCGCAGCCGCAGCAAAGCTTTCTCATCAG GAGGAGCAACAAAaaaccaagaagaagaagaaaagcaccAAAAAGAAGGCAATAGTAATTGAGGAGCCCCCAAAAATCTCTCAGGACAGTAGCTCGCCGGAGCACAATCTGGACTCCCAAGATGGCAGCCTGACAGACCACGAGTTCAACACTGGAACGGTCAAGTCGCCGGGGGTGCCGCAGCCCATGGCTCCTGGGGTCTTCCTCAGTCAGAGGCGACCGTCCATGTCTTCTCCCAACAACAGCACCAACTCCACGagcaccaacagcagcagcacggcGAAGGGGGATCGTGTGGGGTCAGCAGATGCCAAAG CGGCTAAAGAAAGGCATGGCAACAGCCAAACAAAGACTTGGAAAGATTTTAAAGATCCATCGAAATGGAAAGCTCCTCCTGTAGTATGCAGCGGACTGTTGTAG